One window of the Cryptomeria japonica chromosome 7, Sugi_1.0, whole genome shotgun sequence genome contains the following:
- the LOC131078752 gene encoding bifunctional levopimaradiene synthase, chloroplastic isoform X1, producing the protein MAQILFSPLISVSEASTKSRGWIQTKVHGSSPFGNYSRTKSPELFTACHNMPSDVLVGEDTKTLKALPIAHREREINPNYRKLDYIHSFPISNEAPLDEIDKRIEELVAEIKMVFNTMEDGEISPSAYDTAWVARVPAINGSGAPQFPQMVDWILQNQLPDGSWGEKSRFLSCDRLLNTLACVVTLTIWSVGNDQVNRGLYFLRTNTEGMIREALGHHQSKGFEMVFPALMNEAKLLGLDLAYELSIIKHIIGKRDSELRKESVEELHSHPSKMLQCLEGIQEIVDWKNMLKLQSEDGSFSGSPASTACVFMHTGDKNCLRYLRNLVTKFGDHVPCMYPVDIEERLRAVDSVECLGLERHFETEIKQAMDYVFQYWGERGVGFGRESLVRDIDVTATGFRLLRIFGYSVSSDVLQNMKDEAEELCKLSGVENGAGITAILNLYRCSQLSFPGENVMREIGAFTKDYLTKRLERENLSQAKAVKENLRQEVEYALSARWNRNMPRLITRNHIVVFKPDDLWLGKTLYQLPNASNDKYLELAKLDFNRIQATHRSEIQHIKRWYKECKFPQLDFFRHREVAIYWSSAAAMFEPQYTNCRLDYTKAGILATVVDDLYDTYATLDQLKLFNEAFERWDPSQIDQLPEDMKIAFMVLCNTLTDISERAWEVQGRDMLPYLQQQWLNHLFSLTKEREWMLKSYSPSFDEYMKNGLASVALEVTTLTPIFSTGEILPDNILGKLDFRGDFLNVVCLTGRLVNDFRTFKGEIDQGELASFVQCYINDHPGCTEEEALNYLEGLNEEALTKLNYYFLMRADIPKRYRALLFNTARVMQVIYRKDDGFLNAAEDLEDIIKMSLYEPLL; encoded by the exons ATGGCCCAGATTTTGTTTTCTCCGCTCATTTCAGTTTCTGAGGCTAGCACTAAATCCCGAGGATGGATTCAAACAAAAGTCCATGGGTCTTCGCCTTTTGGAAATTACTCGCGCACAAAGAGTCCCG AATTGTTTACAGCTTGCCACAACATGCCATCTGATGTTCTTGTCGGAGAAGATACGAAAACACTTAAGG CTTTACCGATAGCTCATAGGGAGCGTGAAATCAATCCTAATTACAGGAAGCTAGATTATATTCATTCTTTTCCAATATCTAACGAG GCTCCCTTGGATGAGATAGATAAGAGAATAGAGGAATTGGTTGCAGAGATCAAAATGGTCTTTAATACGATGGAAGATGGGGAAATAAGTCCATCTGCATATGATACTGCGTGGGTAGCGAGAGTTCCTGCCATTAATGGCTCCGGTGCACCCCAGTTTCCCCAAATGGTGGACTGGATTCTTCAGAATCAGTTACCGGACGGTTCCTGGGGAGAGAAGAGTCGTTTCTTGTCGTGTGATAGACTACTCAACACTCTTGCCTGCGTAGTTACTCTAACTATCTGGAGCGTTGGTAACGATCAAGTGAACAGAG gtctttatttcttaaggacaaATACAGAAGGAATGATTAGAGAAGCACTTGGTCATCATCAATCCAAGGGATTCGAAATGGTCTTTCCTGCACTAATGAATGAAGCCAAACTTTTGGGTTTGGATCTTGCTTATGAGCTAtctatcataaagcatataatcgGAAAGCGGGACTCCGAATTGAGAAA AGAATCTGTTGAAGAGCTACACAGCCATCCCTCAAAAATGTTGCAGTGTCTGGAAGGGATACAAGAAATAGTCGATTGGAAAAATATGCTTAAACTGCAATCCGAGGATGGATCTTTCTCAGGCTCCCCAGCATCTACAGCTTGCGTATTTATGCACACAGGAGACAAGAATTGTCTACGATATTTGAGGAACCTTGTTACAAAGTTTGGAGACCATG TGCCATGCATGTATCCGGTGGATATAGAGGAGCGTTTGAGAGCGGTAGATAGTGTTGAATGTCTTGGGCTTGAACGCCATTTCGAAACGGAGATTAAACAAGCCATGGATTATGTGTTCCA GTACTGGGGTGAAAGAGGCGTTGGATTTGGAAGGGAGAGCCTGGTTAGAGATATTGATGTCACAGCCACGGGCTTCAGGCTTCTCAGGATTTTCGGCTACTCTGTATCTTCTG ACGTTCTGCAAAACATGAAAGACGAGGCTGAAGAACTTTGTAAGCTGTCTGGTGTTGAAAATGGCGCAGGAATAACCGCTATATTGAACCTGTATAGATGTTCACAGCTTAGTTTCCCGGGCGAAAATGTAATGAGAGAAATAGGAGCATTTACAAAAGATTACTTGACCAAAAGGCTGGAAAGAGAGAACCTTTCTCAGGCGAAGGCTGTGAAGGAAAACCTTCGCCAAGAG GTTGAATACGCCTTGTCTGCTCGATGGAATAGAAATATGCCAAGGCTGATTACTAGAAATCACATAGTTGTGTTTAAGCCCGATGACCTATGGCTGGGGAAGACTTTATATCA ACTGCCAAATGCAAGCAACGACAAGTATCTAGAATTGGCCAAACTCGACTTCAACCGCATTCAGGCTACACACAGATCAGAAATACAACATATAAAGAG ATGGTACAAGGAATGCAAATTTCCGCAGTTGGATTTTTTTCGTCACAGAGAAGTGGCAATTTACTGGTCGTCTGCAGCGGCGATGTTTGAACCACAATACACCAACTGTAGACTCGATTATACAAAGGCCGGAATTCTGGCTACTGTCGTAGACGACCTCTATGACACCTATGCAACTCTGGATCAATTAAAGCTCTTCAATGAAGCTTTCGAAAG ATGGGATCCATCGCAAATCGACCAACTGCCAGAGGACATGAAAATAGCTTTCATGGTCCTCTGTAATACTTTGACCGATATATCTGAGCGAGCATGGGAGGTTCAAGGTCGTGATATGCTTCCTTACCTGCAACAACAG TGGTTGAATCATCTATTCAGTTTGACAAAAGAAAGAGAATGGATGTTAAAAAGTTACTCGCCCTCATTCGATGAATATATGAAGAATGGCTTAGCGTCGGTAGCACTGGAAGTAACTACCCTGACTCCAATATTTTCTACGGGAGAGATTCTTCCTGATAACATTCTCGGGAAGCTTGACTTTCGAGGCGACTTTCTCAATGTTGTGTGTCTCACAGGGCGTCTTGTGAACGATTTTAGAACATTCAAG GGGGAAATAGATCAGGGTGAGTTGGCTTCCTTCGTACAATGTTACATTAATGACCATCCTGGATGCACTGAAGAAGAGGCCCTGAATTATCTGGAAGGGTTGAACGAAGAGGCCCTTACTAAATTGAACTACTACTTTCTAATGCGTGCAGACATACCCAAGCGTTACAGAGCACTTCTTTTCAACACGGCCAGGGTAATGCAAGTGATTTACAGGAAAGACGACGGCTTTCTAAATGCCGCCGAAGACCTTGAAGACATTATTAAAATGTCTCTCTACGAACCACTCCTGTAA
- the LOC131078752 gene encoding bifunctional isopimaradiene synthase, chloroplastic isoform X2 — protein MAQILFSPLISVSEASTKSRGWIQTKVHGSSPFGNYSRTKSPACHNMPSDVLVGEDTKTLKALPIAHREREINPNYRKLDYIHSFPISNEAPLDEIDKRIEELVAEIKMVFNTMEDGEISPSAYDTAWVARVPAINGSGAPQFPQMVDWILQNQLPDGSWGEKSRFLSCDRLLNTLACVVTLTIWSVGNDQVNRGLYFLRTNTEGMIREALGHHQSKGFEMVFPALMNEAKLLGLDLAYELSIIKHIIGKRDSELRKESVEELHSHPSKMLQCLEGIQEIVDWKNMLKLQSEDGSFSGSPASTACVFMHTGDKNCLRYLRNLVTKFGDHVPCMYPVDIEERLRAVDSVECLGLERHFETEIKQAMDYVFQYWGERGVGFGRESLVRDIDVTATGFRLLRIFGYSVSSDVLQNMKDEAEELCKLSGVENGAGITAILNLYRCSQLSFPGENVMREIGAFTKDYLTKRLERENLSQAKAVKENLRQEVEYALSARWNRNMPRLITRNHIVVFKPDDLWLGKTLYQLPNASNDKYLELAKLDFNRIQATHRSEIQHIKRWYKECKFPQLDFFRHREVAIYWSSAAAMFEPQYTNCRLDYTKAGILATVVDDLYDTYATLDQLKLFNEAFERWDPSQIDQLPEDMKIAFMVLCNTLTDISERAWEVQGRDMLPYLQQQWLNHLFSLTKEREWMLKSYSPSFDEYMKNGLASVALEVTTLTPIFSTGEILPDNILGKLDFRGDFLNVVCLTGRLVNDFRTFKGEIDQGELASFVQCYINDHPGCTEEEALNYLEGLNEEALTKLNYYFLMRADIPKRYRALLFNTARVMQVIYRKDDGFLNAAEDLEDIIKMSLYEPLL, from the exons ATGGCCCAGATTTTGTTTTCTCCGCTCATTTCAGTTTCTGAGGCTAGCACTAAATCCCGAGGATGGATTCAAACAAAAGTCCATGGGTCTTCGCCTTTTGGAAATTACTCGCGCACAAAGAGTCCCG CTTGCCACAACATGCCATCTGATGTTCTTGTCGGAGAAGATACGAAAACACTTAAGG CTTTACCGATAGCTCATAGGGAGCGTGAAATCAATCCTAATTACAGGAAGCTAGATTATATTCATTCTTTTCCAATATCTAACGAG GCTCCCTTGGATGAGATAGATAAGAGAATAGAGGAATTGGTTGCAGAGATCAAAATGGTCTTTAATACGATGGAAGATGGGGAAATAAGTCCATCTGCATATGATACTGCGTGGGTAGCGAGAGTTCCTGCCATTAATGGCTCCGGTGCACCCCAGTTTCCCCAAATGGTGGACTGGATTCTTCAGAATCAGTTACCGGACGGTTCCTGGGGAGAGAAGAGTCGTTTCTTGTCGTGTGATAGACTACTCAACACTCTTGCCTGCGTAGTTACTCTAACTATCTGGAGCGTTGGTAACGATCAAGTGAACAGAG gtctttatttcttaaggacaaATACAGAAGGAATGATTAGAGAAGCACTTGGTCATCATCAATCCAAGGGATTCGAAATGGTCTTTCCTGCACTAATGAATGAAGCCAAACTTTTGGGTTTGGATCTTGCTTATGAGCTAtctatcataaagcatataatcgGAAAGCGGGACTCCGAATTGAGAAA AGAATCTGTTGAAGAGCTACACAGCCATCCCTCAAAAATGTTGCAGTGTCTGGAAGGGATACAAGAAATAGTCGATTGGAAAAATATGCTTAAACTGCAATCCGAGGATGGATCTTTCTCAGGCTCCCCAGCATCTACAGCTTGCGTATTTATGCACACAGGAGACAAGAATTGTCTACGATATTTGAGGAACCTTGTTACAAAGTTTGGAGACCATG TGCCATGCATGTATCCGGTGGATATAGAGGAGCGTTTGAGAGCGGTAGATAGTGTTGAATGTCTTGGGCTTGAACGCCATTTCGAAACGGAGATTAAACAAGCCATGGATTATGTGTTCCA GTACTGGGGTGAAAGAGGCGTTGGATTTGGAAGGGAGAGCCTGGTTAGAGATATTGATGTCACAGCCACGGGCTTCAGGCTTCTCAGGATTTTCGGCTACTCTGTATCTTCTG ACGTTCTGCAAAACATGAAAGACGAGGCTGAAGAACTTTGTAAGCTGTCTGGTGTTGAAAATGGCGCAGGAATAACCGCTATATTGAACCTGTATAGATGTTCACAGCTTAGTTTCCCGGGCGAAAATGTAATGAGAGAAATAGGAGCATTTACAAAAGATTACTTGACCAAAAGGCTGGAAAGAGAGAACCTTTCTCAGGCGAAGGCTGTGAAGGAAAACCTTCGCCAAGAG GTTGAATACGCCTTGTCTGCTCGATGGAATAGAAATATGCCAAGGCTGATTACTAGAAATCACATAGTTGTGTTTAAGCCCGATGACCTATGGCTGGGGAAGACTTTATATCA ACTGCCAAATGCAAGCAACGACAAGTATCTAGAATTGGCCAAACTCGACTTCAACCGCATTCAGGCTACACACAGATCAGAAATACAACATATAAAGAG ATGGTACAAGGAATGCAAATTTCCGCAGTTGGATTTTTTTCGTCACAGAGAAGTGGCAATTTACTGGTCGTCTGCAGCGGCGATGTTTGAACCACAATACACCAACTGTAGACTCGATTATACAAAGGCCGGAATTCTGGCTACTGTCGTAGACGACCTCTATGACACCTATGCAACTCTGGATCAATTAAAGCTCTTCAATGAAGCTTTCGAAAG ATGGGATCCATCGCAAATCGACCAACTGCCAGAGGACATGAAAATAGCTTTCATGGTCCTCTGTAATACTTTGACCGATATATCTGAGCGAGCATGGGAGGTTCAAGGTCGTGATATGCTTCCTTACCTGCAACAACAG TGGTTGAATCATCTATTCAGTTTGACAAAAGAAAGAGAATGGATGTTAAAAAGTTACTCGCCCTCATTCGATGAATATATGAAGAATGGCTTAGCGTCGGTAGCACTGGAAGTAACTACCCTGACTCCAATATTTTCTACGGGAGAGATTCTTCCTGATAACATTCTCGGGAAGCTTGACTTTCGAGGCGACTTTCTCAATGTTGTGTGTCTCACAGGGCGTCTTGTGAACGATTTTAGAACATTCAAG GGGGAAATAGATCAGGGTGAGTTGGCTTCCTTCGTACAATGTTACATTAATGACCATCCTGGATGCACTGAAGAAGAGGCCCTGAATTATCTGGAAGGGTTGAACGAAGAGGCCCTTACTAAATTGAACTACTACTTTCTAATGCGTGCAGACATACCCAAGCGTTACAGAGCACTTCTTTTCAACACGGCCAGGGTAATGCAAGTGATTTACAGGAAAGACGACGGCTTTCTAAATGCCGCCGAAGACCTTGAAGACATTATTAAAATGTCTCTCTACGAACCACTCCTGTAA